TAATAAAATAATATCTTTAGGATGGAGAGAAACATACAAAGATAGCGATGATGAAGAAAGCTATGATAGTATACCAACAGTTAAAGAAGGAGATACGTTAGAGGTAGAAAAGATAAATAAAACTACTGGAAAAACTAACCCTCCATCATATCTAAATGAAGCTAGTTTACTTACACAAATGGAGAAAAATGGACTAGGAACAGTAGCTACAAGAGCAGATATAATAGAAAAATTATTCAATACTTTCCTACTAGAGAAAAAAGGAAAAGACATACACATAACATCAAAAGGTAAGCAATTATTAGAACTTGCACCAAAAGATTTAAAAACACCAGAATTAACATCTTCTTGGGAAAATCAATTAAATGATATATCAAAAGGGAAGTTAAGCAAAAACAAATTTATAGGAGAAATGAAAAATTACTCTACAGATATAGTAAGAGAAATAAAACAAAGTGACTCTAAATTTAAACATGATAACTTAACTAAAAATAGATGCCCAGAGTGTGGAAAGTTCATGCTTGAAGTAAACGGAAAAAGAGGTAAGATGCTAGTTTGTGAAGATAGAGAATGTAACACTAGAAAAACTGTATCACAAACAACAAATGCAAGATGTCCAGTTTGTCATAAAAGACTAGAACTTCGTGGAGAAGGAGAAGGAAAGACATTTGTTTGTAGTTGTGGACATAGAGAAAAATTAAGTACATTTAATAAAAGAAAATCAGAAGAAAAGAATAAAGCATCTAAAAAAGATGTAAATAAATATCTAAAAAATCAAAATAAAACTGAAGAAAACTTCAATAATCCTTTTGCAGCAGCTTTAGCGAAATTAAAGAAATAAAAGTAATATAGTGTCGTTTAAAGAAGTTGAAACAAAGGGAACGATAAAATAATATAAAAAAATATGTAGAAATATACCAAAATTACTCTTAAGAGTAATATGAAATTAAAAAAATGGGTGATACAATAAAAGTATCTTAAATATATTTATATTTAATAAAAATTCCCAAAATTATTGTAAAAAATCGCATTTCTTTTGAGTAATTTAATTCTGATTTTTTTGCAAAAAACTCAAAAAATAGCTTTCGATTATTTCGAAAGTTATTTTTTTTGTAAATAATTTAAGTCATGTAAATATAAAAGGGAGATTGATTAAGACTAAATATATATTTTTTAAAAAAAAGTAGCAAAAGGTAGTAGGAAAAATTATACAATAGTATTATTAAAAATTAATACATAGAGGAATTTAAATTAAAGCTTAGTACGTATATAATCAATAGTGATAAAAAACTTAAACTCAAATTATCAATACAAAAGTCTATTACAAAAAATCTTATTATGATATTGAAAAACTAATTGTGCTTAAAATTAGGAAAAATAACTTCTGAAACTACCAGAAGTTATTTTTTTTTGTAAAAATAACTATCATAATAAGATAAAATTTGTTGTATTTTTAATAAATATACTGAATCAATACTAAAAAGAATAAAAATTATACTTAAGAGTAATTTTCTGAAAATTCGCTGAAAGATACTATTATACTAACTAATACTTTTAAGGAAGGATAACTTTATTTTATGTCATTTAAATATAGGGTATATGGGTTAAATATAGAGTCAGAAATTAAACTGGAAGAACTTATAAAAATAAAAGAAAATCAATGTAATCATATAGATGTAAAAATAAAATATGGTCAAGTCTGTGAGAAAATAAAAAAACAAGTAAATGACAACTCGTGGATAGGTACAGATATAAATGATATTTGTATATATATTAAAGATATTGCAATATACCAAATAAAAAATGGCAATACAATAATAGTAGAACCATTAAAAGATAAGGATAATGAAAGAATAAAATCATTTTTATTAGGATGGTCATTTGGAATATTGTTAATCCAAAGAAAGACTATAGCATTACATGGATCAGCTATATCAAAAGGAGATAAAGCTATTATAATATCAGGAAAAAGTAAAGCTGGTAAATCAACATTAGCATCAGCCCTTAACAATAAAGGATATAAATTTTTATCAGATGATGTAGTAGCACTAGATATGTTAAACGACAATGTACTAGTACATCATGCATATCCAGAAAAGAAAGTGTGTAAAGATGTTATGAAAGTTTTAGGATATGATGAAAAAAACTACAAGATAAATAAACAAAATGCTGAAATAATAAGATACAAAGTACCCGTAACAGAAATATTTGAACCAAATCCTCGTAAAGTAAAAGCTATATTTGAAATAGTATCTAAAGATGAATATAAAAAAGTTAGTATAGAAAAATTAGAAGGAAATAAAAAAATTGACTATATGCTGAATAACATATACTTCTTTGGGGTAGAAAGTTCAATAGGAACGAGACCTGAGTATTTCAAAAAAGCAATTCAATTAATCAATAGTGTTCCTTTGTATAAAATAAAAAGGCCTAGTGGCAAAATAACAATAGAAGATCAGATGAACTTAATAGAAGAAGAATTGTCAGAATTATAAAATAATTTATATTTCTTATTTATAAAAAATAAGATTAATATAAAAATAAAACAAAAGGGGGAGGGAGATATTATGAAAGAGTGGAAAAAGCCTAAAATAACGTCTTTAGGAATAGGAAAAACTGAAAGTATAAGTAAAGATCCTTTAGGGATAAGGCCACTAGGAAAGGATGAGAGTAGTAGTAGTAATCATAAGCCACCAAAACCGCCAAAGCCACCAAAATCATAAAATATTAAAATAATTAACTAAAATTTAAATCTCACTTTATATATCAATTATATAAGGTGGGATTTTTTGTGTTACATGTATGTAGAAACAAATTAATCCTATTACTTATATGGTTAGCACAAAAAGGAATACAAAACTACACCAGTGGGTAGTATTCCAAACTTACCTAAAAAAATATAATAATAGAGAAGTTAAAACTTAAACAAAATTAATTGGAGGATAAAGTGGGGGAGAGCAAATGGAAGAAACAATTGATCTAAGGGAATATTTTGCAATAATAAAAAAGCGATTTTGGATAATTGCACTTATAGCAATAATAGCAACAACAGTTAGCGGAATAATAAGTTATATAAGATATGTTCCAGTATATCAAGCACAGACAACATTAATAGTAAGTGCTGAACCAGTAAATGGAAATACAGTACTGACAGGAGATCAGATGTCAGTAACACAAAAGCTAGCGGTATTATATGGGGAAGTAATCAAATCAAGAGCAGTGCTAGAGCCAGTTATAAAAGATTTAAATCTAGACATGTCATATAACCAATTAGCAGCATCAGTATCAGTAACACCTGTTAATGAAACACAAATAATGAACTTGATGGTACAAGATACAAATCCAGAAAGAGCTAGAGATATAGCAAATAAAATACCTAATGTATTTAGTAAAGAAGCAAAAAGAATAACTAATGCTAATAAGGTAGAAGTAATAGATAAAGCAATACTTTCAAAAGTACCTGTAAACTCAAACAAAACAATGAACATGGTTATAGCTGCGGTACTTGGTGTAATGATAGGACTGTTTGTAATATTCTTAATAGAATACTTAGACAATAAAATAAAGACACCACAAGATATACAAAAACACTTAGAACTACCAATATTAGGAGTAATACCTGATGAAGGATTAATAAAATAGGGGGAAGAAAAAATATGCCAAAATTAATAACTATAAAAAATCCTAAATCCCCTATATCAGAAGCATATAGAGGAATCAGGACAAGTATACAATTCTCAGATTTAGATAAAGAAATGAAAGTAATAACAGTAACAAGTAGTAAACAAAACGAAGGAAAAACAACAGTAATAACTAATCTAGCAACAACATTTGCTAACTTAGATAAAAAAGTACTTGTAATAGATGGAGACTTAAGAAACCCATCTGTACATAGAATGTTTGGGATAAGTAACTTACACGGACTTACAGATGTATTAGTAGATAATACAACTTTTGTTGAATGCGTACATTGCACAGATATTAAAAATCTTCATGTATTAACAGGCGGAGTAGTACCACCAAATCCTTCAGAAATGTTAGCATCTCAAAAAATGAAAGAGTTTATAGAAAATTTAAAAGAACATTATGACTATATATTTATAGATGCACCACCAATAGGAATAGTAACAGATGCTGGAATAATATCGAATTATTCAGATGGATGTATATTAGTAATCGGTGCAAATGAAACAGACATAGAAATGGTTAAATTAGCTAAAGAAAAACTAGATAGAGTAGGAGCAAAAATAATAGGAACAGTACTTAATAAATTTGCAGTAAAAACTAATGGTCATGCCTATTATACATATTACCATCAAGGTAGAAAATCAAAAAAAGCTAATAAAAAAGCAAACAAAAAAGAAAAAGCAATGGCATAAAGAAAAGCCATGTAGGAGGCTTCTATGGAGGCGAAACGTGAAATCATAAAAGAAAAAAATAAATATAAAATAGTGATGACATGGGTACTAGATGTATGCGGTATAGTATTAGCTGTGCTAATTAGTAGTCAATTATTGAAAATAGATAATCCACATATATTTAGAATGAAGAACTTAAATACACTGATTTTGTATATAGTTTTTAGCACATCTTTATTAGGGATTTTTAAATGTTATAAAATTTATTTTAGGTTTGACAAAGCAGGAATTATTGGAAATATTTTTACTGCATGCTTCATAGCGATGTTACCTATATATTTAATTGATAAAACTTTTAATTTGCCTAAATCACCATTATTTTATATTTTTAATACACTGATTATATCAGTTTTGGCGGTTGGAACTAGATATGTATATTTATTATTTGCAAATAAATATATAACTGTCGATAAGAGAGACAGTGATAAATAGTATAAATTGAATTTATATTATGGAGGGTAAAATGGGGGAAAGATTTAGATTTGAAAGTGAAATAGATGAATCAGCTGTAGCTATTGATATAGATAATATACAAACAAACAACTCTATATTTTATACAGCAACTAAAAGAATAATCGATATAGTATGTTCTTTAGCAGGTCTTATATTATTATCTCCATTGTTTTTAGCAGTAGCAATACTTATTAAATTAGAAGATCCAAAAGGAAAAGTGTTCTTTGCACAAGAGAGAAACGGTAGATACCCTTTAACTTTTAAAATGTACAAGTTTAGAAGTATGGTACACAACGCAGAAGAACTTTTACATGAACTTATGGATCAAAATGAACAAACAGGGCCAGTTTTTAAAATAGAAAACGACCCTAGAATAACTAATATAGGTAGATTTATAAGAAAAACTAGTATCGATGAATTGCCACAGTTGTTTAATGTCCTTAAGGGAGATATGAGCTTAGTTGGTCCTAGACCACCTATACCTCATGAAGTTGAACAGTACACAGCATATCAAATGCAAAGACTTGGAGTAAAGCCAGGGCTTACTTGTATATGGCAGGTGAGTGGCAGAAACAATATTGGATTTGATGAGTGGGTAGATATGGATATTGAATATATACAAAATAGATGCTTGTGGCTTGATATAAAGCTTATATTTAAAACGGTGTTTGTACTGTTTGGAGATGAAAATGCATCGTAAACATTAAATGATAAATAGTAGGTGAATAAATGAAAGTTGCAGTTATAGGACAAAAAGGAATTCCATCTAGAGCTGGAGGTGTAGAAATACATGTTGAAGAAATAGCTGCTAGATTATCCAATAATGAAAAAAATCAAATAACAGTGTACTGTAGAAAGAATTACTGTGAAAAAGAGTATGTAAATTATAGAGGAATAAATATAAAATATATAAAATCCATAAATTCTAAGCACCTAGATGCTATTACATATACATTTCTTTCAACTATAGATGCGATAAAGAGTGGACATAATTTAATACATTATCATGCACTAGGTCCGTCTTTATTAGCATTTATTCCTAGGATATTTAGAAAAAGAGTAGTATGTACATGTCATGGATTAGATTGGCAAAGAGAAAAGTGGGGGAAAACTGCTAAAGCAATGTTAAAGAGTGGTGAATTTATAGGAAGCAAATTTGCAAATGAATATATAGTTGTATCTAAATCCCTAGTAGATTACTATAAACAGAAATATAATAGAAATGTAATATATATACCTAATGGTATAGAAGAAAAGCATTGTTTACAAGCAAACAATATAAAGAAGAAATTTAATTTAGATAAAAATGAATACATATTATTTCTAGCAAGATTGGTTCCTGAAAAAGGAGCACATTATTTAATTGATGCTTTTAATAGTATAAATACAAATAAAAAGTTAGTAATAGCAGGTGGAAGTAGTCACAGTGATGAGTATGTTGATGAATTAAAGAATAAGGCATCGAATAATAAAAATATAATATTTACTGATTTTGTTAAAGGTGAAACATTAGATGAGTTGTATAGTAATGCGTATTGTTATGTATTACCTTCTGAGATAGAAGGATTACCTATTAGTTTATTAGAAGCTATGGCATATGGTCAGTGCTGTTTAGTTAGCGATATAGAACAAAATACAGATGTAATAGAGAGTTATGGCGAATCATTTATAAATAAGAATATTAAAAGTTTAAAAGAAAAATTAAAATATTTAATAGAAAATCCGAATGTTGTTGATATGCATAAGGAAAGGTCTAAAGATTTTATATTAAAAAAATATAATTGGGATGATGTAGCTATAACAACAGAAGAAACATTAAGACGAGCTATGACAAAGTAGGGGTGAGAATTACTTGAAAAAAAATGTAGCATTTATTATACCTAGCTTAAAAAATGGCGGGGCTGAAAGAGTACTATCAACTATATCCATGAACTTAGATGAAAATATAAAACAATATATTTTTACTTGGAATGGAAAAGATCCAGACTATGATTTTAATGGAAAAATTGTGGAAATAGACGTTCAGAACTCAACTAGTTTGATAAAAAATGTAGGCGTTCTTCTAAAGCGAGTAAGAGAAGTTAGAAAATATAAGAAAGAATATAAAATTGATACATGTATAAGTCATTTAGAAGGTCCTAATATAGTTAACTTACTATCAAAAGGGAGTGAAAAAACGGTAATAACTGTTCATAACTTTCAGAGTAAAGAAAGAACGGGATTATATGGATTTATATTTAAAATTCTTATGAAATTGTTATATAATAGAGCAGACCAAATCGTAGTTGTTTCTAAAGCTATAAAACAAGATTTAGTAAATAACTTTAATATAAAGAGAACGAAAATTGAGGTTATTTATAATCCTTTTGATTGTAAAAAAATAGAGAGATTAGCTGAAGAGGAATTAGATGATAAATATAAAGAAATATTTAATAATGATGTAATAATAAATGTTGGTAGATTAACTGAACAAAAGGGACAGTGGAACTTAATAAAATCTTTTTATCATTTAAAGAAAAAAAATTCTAAAGTAAAATTAGTTATTTTAGGTAGCGGGGAATTAGAAGATAGGTTAAAAGAACTTGTTTATAACTTAGGATTAGGCAAAGATGTAATATTTTTAGGATTTCAATCAAATCCATTTAAATTTGTTTCAAAAGCAAAGATATTTGCATTGACATCTTTATATGAAGGCTTTCCAATGTGCATACCAGAATCTATGGCATGCAGTACAGCAATAATATCTGTAGATTGTAAATCTGGACCAAGAGAGATATTAGCAAATAACAGTGAAGATTTAAAAGTAGAAGGTGCAGTATATTGTGATTATGGAGTTCTAACTCCCGAATTTTATAATTCGATTAATACTAATGAAGCTAATATAACTCTAGAAGAAGAAATATTTAGTGATGCATTAAATCAAATGTTAAAAATGGATTTATCTAATTATTGTAAGAATGGAAAGATTAGGGTACAAAAGTTTAATGTAGACAAAATAATATCCAGGTGGATTGAATTAATAAATTAGTATTACTTTAGATCGTTTTAAAGTTAAATATTAATTTTTGGATTATTTTGAATTTACGAGTTTAAGGAGAATATTAATGAATGAGACTTGCCATTTATATAAATACATGTGTTTTATAATATTTACTATTCCTATAACTAAAATAATAGATGGTTTTATTCCTATTATGAATACATGTGTAAGTATTAGTATGGTTTTACTGCTAACACTTTATTTTGTATTTTATAAATATAGCGGATATATAGAAAAATATAACATTACATTACTAGGTGCTGTATATATATTAAGTTTAATTTTAGCTGAGAATAAAGGCTTTGCTATTGTAGAGCAACTTAAGTGGACATTATTTATATTATTGATATTTTTAGCTAGTGATTTAAATTTTATTTCGTATATGAAGGATTTTTTTGTTAAAAATATTACGTGGATTTATAATCAATTGCTTATATGTATTGGAATATTAATAATATCGTTATTTTTTAATGGTTCATACACAATAATATGGGAGGGGAGATATTTAAAAAGTGTTTTTGAAGAACCACATTTATTTACTGCATATTTGTTTTATATTTTAGCATTACTAATATTTATCAACAAATATATACATTCAAAGTTTAAGTATATATTAATAGCAACTATAATGATTTTATCATTATTTACTGGAGCTAGAGTAATAGCTATATCTACAATATTATTATTTTTATTATGGTTAATAAATAATAAAGAATATAAGGTGATTTTTATTTTATTAATAATTTCTATTTTTATAATTATTAAATTTGGAGACCAAATTCCGTTAGTAGAAAAATTTATTAGTTCATCTCAAAATGAGTATGGTGGAATAATGAGTGGGAGAGATGTTTTTACTATAGAAGATTTAAAAGAATACTTTAGATTCTCTCCAATGCATTTATTAGTAGGAAAAGGAATTGATTATCCTAATTTATTTAATAAACAAACAATAGGAATGTATATTTATGCACATAATGACATAATTAATACTTTATTATCAAATGGATTAATAGGTTTGTATTTATATTTATATGGTTTTTTTAAATTATACAGAGTACATAGAAAGAATATAAAAAAAACTAGTCTTATATTTTTAATATCTATTTATTTTATTAATATACTATTAAATGGTCTATTTTCATATTCATCTATGGTATATGCTTTTATTTTATTACTCTTATTTTTGGCTTCTTACGATAAGGATAAGAGTA
Above is a genomic segment from Romboutsia lituseburensis containing:
- a CDS encoding YveK family protein; translated protein: MEETIDLREYFAIIKKRFWIIALIAIIATTVSGIISYIRYVPVYQAQTTLIVSAEPVNGNTVLTGDQMSVTQKLAVLYGEVIKSRAVLEPVIKDLNLDMSYNQLAASVSVTPVNETQIMNLMVQDTNPERARDIANKIPNVFSKEAKRITNANKVEVIDKAILSKVPVNSNKTMNMVIAAVLGVMIGLFVIFLIEYLDNKIKTPQDIQKHLELPILGVIPDEGLIK
- a CDS encoding CpsD/CapB family tyrosine-protein kinase, producing MPKLITIKNPKSPISEAYRGIRTSIQFSDLDKEMKVITVTSSKQNEGKTTVITNLATTFANLDKKVLVIDGDLRNPSVHRMFGISNLHGLTDVLVDNTTFVECVHCTDIKNLHVLTGGVVPPNPSEMLASQKMKEFIENLKEHYDYIFIDAPPIGIVTDAGIISNYSDGCILVIGANETDIEMVKLAKEKLDRVGAKIIGTVLNKFAVKTNGHAYYTYYHQGRKSKKANKKANKKEKAMA
- a CDS encoding sugar transferase: MGERFRFESEIDESAVAIDIDNIQTNNSIFYTATKRIIDIVCSLAGLILLSPLFLAVAILIKLEDPKGKVFFAQERNGRYPLTFKMYKFRSMVHNAEELLHELMDQNEQTGPVFKIENDPRITNIGRFIRKTSIDELPQLFNVLKGDMSLVGPRPPIPHEVEQYTAYQMQRLGVKPGLTCIWQVSGRNNIGFDEWVDMDIEYIQNRCLWLDIKLIFKTVFVLFGDENAS
- a CDS encoding glycosyltransferase family 4 protein, translating into MKVAVIGQKGIPSRAGGVEIHVEEIAARLSNNEKNQITVYCRKNYCEKEYVNYRGINIKYIKSINSKHLDAITYTFLSTIDAIKSGHNLIHYHALGPSLLAFIPRIFRKRVVCTCHGLDWQREKWGKTAKAMLKSGEFIGSKFANEYIVVSKSLVDYYKQKYNRNVIYIPNGIEEKHCLQANNIKKKFNLDKNEYILFLARLVPEKGAHYLIDAFNSINTNKKLVIAGGSSHSDEYVDELKNKASNNKNIIFTDFVKGETLDELYSNAYCYVLPSEIEGLPISLLEAMAYGQCCLVSDIEQNTDVIESYGESFINKNIKSLKEKLKYLIENPNVVDMHKERSKDFILKKYNWDDVAITTEETLRRAMTK
- a CDS encoding glycosyltransferase; protein product: MKKNVAFIIPSLKNGGAERVLSTISMNLDENIKQYIFTWNGKDPDYDFNGKIVEIDVQNSTSLIKNVGVLLKRVREVRKYKKEYKIDTCISHLEGPNIVNLLSKGSEKTVITVHNFQSKERTGLYGFIFKILMKLLYNRADQIVVVSKAIKQDLVNNFNIKRTKIEVIYNPFDCKKIERLAEEELDDKYKEIFNNDVIINVGRLTEQKGQWNLIKSFYHLKKKNSKVKLVILGSGELEDRLKELVYNLGLGKDVIFLGFQSNPFKFVSKAKIFALTSLYEGFPMCIPESMACSTAIISVDCKSGPREILANNSEDLKVEGAVYCDYGVLTPEFYNSINTNEANITLEEEIFSDALNQMLKMDLSNYCKNGKIRVQKFNVDKIISRWIELIN